The Taeniopygia guttata chromosome 4A, bTaeGut7.mat, whole genome shotgun sequence genome has a segment encoding these proteins:
- the MBNL3 gene encoding muscleblind-like protein 3 isoform X10 has translation MFAQQMQFMLPGAQLQPITTFPVTPSLATSPTMAFSPYLSHVSPGMGLVPAELLPNTPVLVSGNPTVTVPGGSAGQKLMRTDKLEVCREFQRGNCTRGENDCRYAHPIDIAMIDTNENTVTVCMDYIKGRCSREKCKYFHPPAHLQAKIKAAQHQVNQTAAAAMTQPAVRSLKRPLEATFDLALPPGALQPLPKRPALEKNNGATTVFNPSVFHYQQALANMQLQQPTFIPTGSVLCMTPTASVVPMMHGATPTTVSAATTPATSVPFAATATANQISQLSVDELSSSMFVSQM, from the exons ACAACATTTCCTGTGACTCCATCGCTTGCAACGAGCCCCACAATGGCTTTTAGTCCCTACCTGAGTCATGTTTCTCCTGGGATGGGCTTAGTTCCTGCAGAGCTTTTACCAAATACTCCTGTCCTGGTTTCTGGAAATCCTACTGTTACAGTACCGGGAGGCTCTgctgggcagaaactgatgcgTACGGATAAACTGGAG GTTTGTCGAGAGTTTCAGCGTGGAAATTGCACACGTGGTGAGAATGATTGCCGCTATGCTCACCCTATAGATATTGCAATGATAGACACAAATGAAAATACTGTTACAGTTTGCATGGATTACATCAAAGGTCGATGCTCTAGGGAGAAATGCAAGTACTTTCATCCCCCTGCACACCTGCAAGCCAAAATCAAGGCAGCTCAACACCAGGTGAACCAGACAGCTGCAGCTGCAATG ACTCAGCCAGCTGTCAGATCACTGAAGCGACCGCTCGAGGCAACCTTTGACCTG GCCCTGCCGCCTGGTGCACTTCAACCTTTACCAAAGAGGCCAGCACTTGAAAAAAACAATGGTGCCACCACAGTCTTTAACCCAAGCGTTTTCCACTACCAACAGGCTCTAGCCAACATGCAGTTGCAACAGCCTACGTTCATCCCTACAG GGTCAGTTCTGTGCATGACACCCACTGCAAGCGTTG TGCCCATGATGCACGGTGCTACGCCCACCACTGTGTCTGCAGCAACAACTCCTGCCACCAGCGTCCCCTTCGCTGCAACAGCTACCGCCAATCAG aTATCCCAGTTATCAGTAGATGAACTGAGTAGCAGCATGTTTGTTTCACAGATGTAG